Below is a window of Candidatus Methylomirabilota bacterium DNA.
GGGGGGCTCCGCCCCCCTTCCGAAACCTCCCCCCGACCCGATTGCGCCGGCGAAGCCGGCGCTCGAAGCGTAACATTCTGCTCGCGAGGGCACGAGAATTACTCGGACAGACAGACTCTTAGCCTGGACCATTCGCGAGACAACGCCACCCTGATCTACATTTCGATCCCTCTCTCCCAATGGGGGAGAGGGCAGGGTAAGGGGGAGGCTGGAGATGCGATTTGGGCTGTTCCTGCTGTTCGAGTGGTCGGGCCCGGGGCGGGCCTTCGACGCCATGTACGGCGATCTCCTCGAGGAGGTCGTCTACGCCGAGGAGCAGGGGCTGGAGGCCGTGTGGCTCGCCGAGCACCACTTCGTGAGCTACAGCGCCTGCCCACAGCCGCTGATGTTCGCCATCATGGCCGCCGCGCAGACCCGGCGTGTGCGGCTCGGCACCGGGGTGCTCGTCCTCCCCTTCTATCACCCGCTGCGGCTGGCCGGAGAGATCGCGGTGGCCGACGTGCTCACGGGTGGCCGCCTGGAGATCGGGGTGGGCCGCGGAGCCTATCCCTACGAGTTCGCGCGCTACGATGTGCCGTTCGACGAGGGCCGCCAGCGAAGCCAGGAGTGCCTGGAGATCATGCTGCGGGCCTGGCGCGAGGACGACGTGGCGCACAGCGGGCGCTTCTACCAGTTCCCGGCGGCCACCGTGCTGCCGCGGCCGCTACAGCGGCCGCACCCGCCCATCTGGATCGCCGCCCTGAACCCGGAGTCCTTCACCTACGCCATCGGCCATGGGCACCGGCTGCTCAGCACGGTGTTCCGCGAGCCCGTGGACAAAGTGGCCGAGAAGGTCGACCTCTACCGGCGCACCCTCAAAGACGCAGGCAAGACCGAAGCGGACAGCGACCTGGGCCTGCTGCGGATTGCCTACGTGGCGGAGACGGATGCCGCGGCCCGCGAGGCGCTCCCGCACGTGACGAAGACGCACCGCACGTGGCACCACCTGCACTTCGGCAGCGAGAGCGTGCGCGGCGGGGTCGTCCGCTCGGACCCGGTCGAGCACGAGCCCTCGCCGGAGGAGGCGTGGGAGCGGCTGATCATCGGCAGCCCCGAGCGCTGCATCCGGCAGATCCGGGCGCTGGAGGCGGTGGGCGTCGACCTCCTCCTGATGAACATGAACTTCGGCAACATGACGCATCCGGAGGCCATGCGCTCGCTGCGGCTCTTCGGCCGGGAGGTCCTGCCGGCGTTCAGGCGCGAGGCCGCGCCGCGAGGATGATGGGCTCG
It encodes the following:
- a CDS encoding LLM class flavin-dependent oxidoreductase, producing the protein MRFGLFLLFEWSGPGRAFDAMYGDLLEEVVYAEEQGLEAVWLAEHHFVSYSACPQPLMFAIMAAAQTRRVRLGTGVLVLPFYHPLRLAGEIAVADVLTGGRLEIGVGRGAYPYEFARYDVPFDEGRQRSQECLEIMLRAWREDDVAHSGRFYQFPAATVLPRPLQRPHPPIWIAALNPESFTYAIGHGHRLLSTVFREPVDKVAEKVDLYRRTLKDAGKTEADSDLGLLRIAYVAETDAAAREALPHVTKTHRTWHHLHFGSESVRGGVVRSDPVEHEPSPEEAWERLIIGSPERCIRQIRALEAVGVDLLLMNMNFGNMTHPEAMRSLRLFGREVLPAFRREAAPRG